DNA from Amorphoplanes friuliensis DSM 7358:
GGACTGGCCTCGACGAAGCCCAGCTCCGAGATCTCTTCGCTGAGCCTGCGCAGGAGCCGGAAACCCAGCTCGGGGCGGCTCTGCTCGCGACCGCGGAACATGATCGTCACCTTGACCTTGTCGCCCGCCTTGAGGAACCGGACCACGTGACCCTTTTTGGTCTCGTAGTCGTGCGGGTCGATCTTCGGCCGGAGCTTCATTTCCTTGATGACGGTCTGTTGCTGGTTACGCCGGGCTTCGCGCGCCTTGAGTGCACTCTCGTACTTGAACTTTCCGAAGTCCATGAGCTTGCACACCGGCGGGCGCGCCATCGGCGCTACCTCGACCAGGTCCAGGTCGACATCCGCGGCCAGCTGCAGGGCGCGCTCGAGCGGGACGATGCCCACCTGCTCACCCTCAGGGCCGACCAGTCGGACTTCCCTCGCCCGGATCTGCTCGTTCACGCGTGGTTCGACGCTGATGGGGCCTCCTCAGAACGATCTACATTCAGCCAATGTTCGGTCGGCCCTCTCGACCCGCACCTGCGGGCGACAAGGAAAGCAGAAGGCCCCGGCACGAATGCCAGGGCCCGCTCGACCGGTCATCGGCGTCCATGAGGACGCACACCACGCCGGGGATATTCCCCGGGAGGTTGACCGGACCCGATCACCAGA
Protein-coding regions in this window:
- the infC gene encoding translation initiation factor IF-3, translated to MNEQIRAREVRLVGPEGEQVGIVPLERALQLAADVDLDLVEVAPMARPPVCKLMDFGKFKYESALKAREARRNQQQTVIKEMKLRPKIDPHDYETKKGHVVRFLKAGDKVKVTIMFRGREQSRPELGFRLLRRLSEEISELGFVEASPKQDGRNMIMVLAPHRATKAAAAATIAANARPPREPREGDGAEAPPAAADTTAE